In Bacillus sp. NP247, one DNA window encodes the following:
- the nuoD gene encoding NADH-quinone oxidoreductase subunit NuoD, translated as MIRTEEMLLNVGPQHPSTHGVFRLVIKIDGEIIKEATPVIGYLHRGTEKIAESLQYTQIIPYTDRMDYLSAMTNNYVICHAVETMMDLEIPERAEYLRVLAMELGRVASHLVWWGTNLLDIGAVSPFLYAFREREMIINLLTELCGARLTFNYMRVGGVKWDAPDGWIEKVKEFVPYMREQLEGYHDLVSGNEIFLNRVKGVGIYNAEEAISYSLSGANLRCTGVHFDLRKDEPYSIYDRFDFDVPVGSTGDAWDRYVCRMEEIEESLKIIEQAAEQFPKDGAVLAKVPKIIKAPKGEAFVRIESPRGEIGCYIASDGKKEPYRLKFRRPSFYNLQILPKLLKGENIANLITILGGVDIVLGEVDG; from the coding sequence GTGATCCGTACGGAAGAGATGCTCTTAAATGTAGGACCGCAGCACCCGAGTACACATGGTGTGTTTCGGCTTGTAATTAAGATTGACGGAGAAATTATTAAAGAGGCTACACCAGTTATCGGATATTTGCATCGCGGAACAGAAAAGATTGCTGAGAGCTTGCAATATACGCAAATTATCCCGTATACAGATCGAATGGACTATTTATCAGCAATGACGAATAATTACGTCATTTGCCACGCTGTAGAGACGATGATGGACCTTGAGATTCCGGAGCGTGCTGAATATTTACGGGTGCTTGCGATGGAGCTTGGGAGAGTTGCGAGTCATCTCGTCTGGTGGGGAACGAACTTGCTTGATATAGGAGCAGTTAGTCCGTTTCTATACGCCTTTCGTGAACGAGAGATGATTATAAATTTATTAACTGAATTGTGCGGTGCAAGGCTTACATTCAACTATATGAGAGTTGGCGGCGTGAAGTGGGATGCGCCAGACGGCTGGATTGAAAAGGTGAAAGAGTTTGTTCCGTATATGAGAGAGCAGTTGGAAGGGTATCACGACCTTGTTAGCGGAAATGAAATTTTCTTAAATCGTGTAAAAGGCGTTGGTATATATAACGCGGAAGAGGCGATTTCATATTCTTTAAGCGGCGCAAATTTGCGGTGCACGGGAGTCCACTTTGATCTTCGCAAAGATGAGCCGTATTCTATTTATGATCGTTTTGACTTTGATGTTCCTGTTGGGAGCACGGGAGATGCTTGGGATCGCTACGTTTGCCGGATGGAGGAAATTGAGGAGTCATTAAAAATTATTGAGCAAGCAGCCGAGCAGTTCCCGAAAGACGGCGCTGTGCTGGCGAAAGTCCCGAAAATTATTAAGGCACCTAAGGGAGAAGCGTTCGTCCGTATAGAGTCACCACGCGGGGAGATTGGCTGTTATATTGCTAGTGATGGAAAGAAAGAGCCGTACCGCTTGAAATTTCGTAGACCGTCTTTTTATAATTTGCAAATCTTACCGAAGTTATTGAAAGGTGAAAATATCGCCAATTTAATTACGATTTTAGGTGGGGTTGATATTGTACTTGGGGAGGTTGACGGCTAA